One segment of Ipomoea triloba cultivar NCNSP0323 chromosome 12, ASM357664v1 DNA contains the following:
- the LOC115999412 gene encoding uncharacterized protein LOC115999412, translated as MFEVEDKIAMQAQLDTIQHMLKQIVQGPTQSVQAVAQPPLIPQNPYGSNPYSVPQVPLIACCEICGGNHTAQTCQLLDFGNQVPQPNVEQVDLIGYSRPQGQGQGYGNYQQQGRNQVVPSWNNQGNQVRNNPPGFHGNQGNRGGNLVQWRNNQNFGQNNQNITQRQFQQGNQNFGNTQGQGSSKPHQDVDMQLLMSTMMAQFSKLQAEIDGLKAQQQGGGNQFSNQPSSSNGRLPASTENPRKQVNAVTTRSGLALKDPPFPSHDPVPEKTDEDNEGIQVEDVLDDSEEEPELQRDSAKGKAPILDESDPSKKPEKKNKQIGDSVVPCNLLPFPQRLWRSKETERENKFKKMLDKLEISMPFVDVVTQIPSYKKFLKDIMSNKKKLEKSAVVDLSEGALACAALQQKLPPKLKDPGSFTITCIIGGFVVGSALCDLGASVSLMPYSTTRKIANRDGNSRRKLFRCNIATDIATEKFPLQTNDGICNGN; from the coding sequence ATGTTTGAAGTTGAAGACAAGATAGCAATGCAGGCTCAGCTAGATACAATACAACACATGCTAAAACAGATAGTACAGGGCCCCACTCAGAGTGTCCAGGCAGTTGCCCAGCCTCCACTGATTCCACAGAATCCTTATGGTTCTAACCCCTATTCTGTGCCACAGGTACCTCTTATAGCCTGTTGTGaaatttgtggtggaaatcataCAGCTCAGACATGTCAATTGTTAGATTTCGGTAACCAAGTTCCTCAACCTAATGTGGAGCAAGTTGACctcattggttattctagaccACAGGGCCAGGGACAAGGTTATGGGAACTATCAGCAACAAGGAAGGAATCAGGttgttccctcttggaacaatcagGGAAATCAAGTGAGAAACAATCCACCAGGATTTCATGGTAACCAAGGGAATAGGGGTGGAAACCTAGTCCAGTGGAGAAACAATCAAAACTTTGGGCAAAATAATCAGAATATAACTCAAAGGCAGTTCCAGCAAGGCAATCAGAATTTTGGGAACACTCAGGGCCAAGGTTCTTCTAAACCACATCAGGATGTTGATATGCAGCTTCTCATGAGCACTATGATGGCTCAGTTTAGCAAGCTTCAAGCAGAGATAGATGGTCTCAAGGCTCAGCAACAAGGAGGAGGTAATCAGTTTTCTAATCAACCTTCATCTTCAAATGGTAGGCTGCCAGCAAGCACAGAAAATCCAAGGAAGCAGGTGAATGCAGTGACCACGAGAAGTGGATTAGCTTTGAAGGATCCACCTTTTCCTTCGCATGATCCAGTGCCTGAGAAAACTGATGAGGACAATGAGGGCATTCAGGTTGAGGATGTTCTAGATGACAGTGAAGAGGAGCCTGAGTTACAGAGAGACAGTGCTAAGGGGAAAGCCCCTATACTAGATGAGAGTGATCCCAGTAAAAAGCCTGAGAAGAAGAATAAGCAGATTGGAGACTCAGTTGTTCCTTGCAATCTCTTGCCATTCCCACAAAGGTTGTGGAGATCCAAGGAAACTGAGAGAGAGAATAAGTTCAAGAAGATGCTGGATAAGTTGGAAATTTCCATGCCCTTTGTTGATGTAGTGACTCAGATTCCTTCATATaagaaattcttgaaggatATTATGAGTAATAAGAAGAAGTTAGAGAAGAGTGCTGTGGTGGATCTCAGTGAGGGGGCATTGGCATGTGCAGCTCTTCAACAAAAGTTGCCTCCCAAACTGAAGGATCCAGGTAGTTTTACCATCACTTGCATTATTGGGGGATTTGTAGTGGGTAGTGCTTTATGTGATCTAGGTGCCAGTGTTAGCCTGATGCCATAttccactacaagaaaaatcgcgaatCGCGACGGAAATTCGCGACGGAAACTATTCCGTTGCaatatagcgacggatattGCGACGGAAAAGTTTCCGTTGCAAACTAACGACGGAATTTGCAACGGAAattaa